One genomic window of Syntrophorhabdaceae bacterium includes the following:
- a CDS encoding MBL fold metallo-hydrolase: MYVKQIEVGGFAVFAYIVACKKTNEALVIDPAADGERLLKEATDKGYTIKYIVNTHSHVDHIMGNKRMKDLTDAKIIIHEIEAMSLTNQSHSLMASFGAEPSPPADKTVKDGDEIIIGETSLTVLHTPGHSPGSISLYHNGIVFTGDTLFVGGVGRTDLAGGSWETLVKSVHGKLFTLPDETVVASGHNYGETPKSTIEHEKAFNPYVGIRAPR; the protein is encoded by the coding sequence ATGTACGTAAAACAGATTGAAGTCGGGGGATTCGCCGTATTCGCCTATATTGTGGCATGCAAGAAAACGAATGAGGCGCTCGTGATCGATCCGGCGGCTGATGGCGAAAGACTGCTCAAGGAAGCCACGGATAAAGGCTATACCATCAAGTATATCGTCAACACCCATTCCCATGTGGACCACATTATGGGAAACAAGAGGATGAAAGACCTTACGGACGCCAAAATTATCATTCATGAAATCGAGGCGATGAGTCTCACGAACCAGTCCCATTCCCTTATGGCGTCTTTCGGGGCGGAGCCGTCACCGCCTGCCGATAAGACCGTAAAAGACGGAGACGAGATCATCATCGGCGAGACATCTCTTACCGTATTGCATACACCGGGTCACTCTCCGGGCAGCATCTCCCTCTACCATAACGGGATCGTCTTTACAGGAGATACTCTTTTCGTGGGAGGGGTGGGACGGACGGACCTCGCCGGCGGCTCGTGGGAGACGCTCGTGAAATCCGTGCACGGCAAGCTCTTCACCCTTCCGGACGAGACCGTTGTAGCCTCGGGTCATAATTACGGAGAGACGCCAAAAAGTACGATCGAACACGAAAAGGCCTTCAACCCTTATGTCGGGATCA